From Haloarcula sp. CBA1127, a single genomic window includes:
- a CDS encoding AIR carboxylase family protein — protein sequence MPADSVQSLIDQLHEEAEMDRPNDLTPDVGIIMGSDSDLPTMAGGQGKRPGAYAALADELGFEEQTDYTDAPESRFTFETFVCSAHRTPDLMYAYAETAADRGIDVIIAGAGGKSADLPNMTASIAYPLPVIGVPVQEKSVDSVIGMPQGAPMTAVDAGKSFNAALSAVQILARQHDELRDRLVSYHEGLQTEVGEASRDLHELGTPGFKREYWDE from the coding sequence ATGCCCGCAGACAGCGTCCAGTCGCTCATCGACCAGTTACACGAAGAAGCTGAGATGGACCGTCCGAACGACCTGACGCCCGATGTCGGCATCATCATGGGCTCCGACTCGGACCTGCCGACGATGGCCGGCGGGCAAGGCAAACGGCCCGGGGCCTACGCGGCGCTCGCCGACGAACTCGGGTTCGAGGAACAGACGGATTACACCGACGCGCCTGAGAGTCGATTCACGTTCGAAACGTTCGTTTGCTCGGCCCATCGGACGCCGGACCTGATGTACGCCTACGCGGAGACGGCCGCCGACCGCGGTATCGACGTGATAATCGCCGGCGCTGGCGGTAAATCCGCTGACCTACCGAACATGACCGCCAGCATCGCCTATCCGCTGCCGGTCATTGGCGTCCCAGTGCAGGAGAAATCCGTCGACTCGGTCATCGGGATGCCACAGGGCGCGCCGATGACGGCTGTCGACGCCGGCAAGTCGTTCAACGCCGCGCTCTCCGCGGTACAGATTCTGGCACGGCAACACGACGAGCTTCGGGACCGACTCGTCTCGTATCACGAGGGGCTCCAAACCGAGGTCGGCGAGGCGTCGCGTGACCTCCACGAACTCGGGACGCCCGGATTCAAACGCGAGTACTGGGACGAGTGA
- a CDS encoding NADH-quinone oxidoreductase subunit I, with translation MIGILKSMATTMKHALDGETFTVEYPDVAPEVSPRFRGVHKWSQERCIWCRQCENVCPNNTIQIVMDEQRNGEQYNLHIGQCIYCRLCEEVCPTDAILLTQNFEFTADTKDEFAYDKEQLKNVPWYKDIDPLESREPDRGAWIGEGDGEVDYQ, from the coding sequence ATGATTGGAATCCTGAAATCAATGGCGACGACGATGAAACACGCCCTCGACGGGGAGACGTTCACGGTGGAATACCCGGACGTCGCCCCCGAGGTGAGTCCCCGCTTCCGCGGCGTCCACAAGTGGAGCCAGGAGCGGTGTATCTGGTGTCGGCAGTGTGAGAACGTCTGCCCGAACAACACTATCCAGATCGTGATGGACGAGCAGCGCAACGGCGAGCAGTACAACCTCCACATCGGCCAGTGTATCTACTGCCGGCTGTGCGAGGAAGTCTGCCCGACCGACGCGATCCTGCTGACCCAGAACTTCGAGTTCACCGCGGACACGAAAGACGAGTTCGCCTACGACAAGGAACAACTCAAGAACGTGCCGTGGTACAAGGACATCGACCCACTAGAGTCCCGCGAACCCGACCGGGGCGCGTGGATCGGTGAGGGCGACGGCGAAGTGGATTACCAGTAA
- a CDS encoding complex I subunit 1 family protein: MQSAPLPETLANLLGLDPNSTAVMIVLSLVGAGLIGTLMMTNTALAGPWAKRKITAAFTDRIAVDRIGPYGLFIIVADAVRLLSKELIVPEGVDRPAWDLAPLIIASTALLGFAVIPMGNGIHLADPEVGLAYVFAVASTTSIGLVMAGYASNNKYSFLGGLRAVAQNLAYEIPLILTGASVVIFAGSLQMSEIVAAQQQSLIGPLPSWYAFVNPFAFVLFMIANLAEVGRNPFDIPEAPTEIVAGYQTEYSSVYFVLIYLGEFIHIFLGGAIIATIFLGGPAGPVLPGIVWFLIKIWGVFLFTQWARSAVPRVRIDQLIEIGWKGMLVLSLANLLLTAVIVGVTVQ, translated from the coding sequence ATGCAGTCGGCGCCGTTACCGGAAACGCTCGCGAACCTGCTTGGGCTTGATCCCAACAGCACGGCCGTGATGATCGTGCTGAGTCTCGTTGGGGCTGGTCTCATCGGCACGCTCATGATGACGAACACGGCGCTTGCCGGCCCGTGGGCGAAGCGAAAGATTACGGCCGCGTTCACCGACCGTATTGCCGTCGACCGTATCGGCCCGTACGGGCTGTTCATTATCGTGGCTGACGCCGTTCGCCTGCTGTCGAAAGAACTCATCGTTCCCGAAGGCGTCGACCGACCGGCGTGGGACCTCGCGCCGCTGATTATCGCCAGCACCGCGCTGCTTGGCTTCGCGGTGATTCCGATGGGGAACGGCATCCACCTCGCCGACCCCGAGGTCGGACTGGCGTACGTGTTCGCCGTGGCCTCGACCACGTCTATCGGCCTCGTGATGGCCGGCTACGCATCGAATAACAAGTACTCGTTCCTGGGCGGGCTGCGTGCTGTCGCACAGAACCTCGCCTACGAGATCCCGCTCATCCTGACGGGCGCGTCGGTGGTCATCTTCGCCGGCTCGCTCCAGATGAGCGAGATCGTCGCCGCACAGCAGCAGTCGCTGATCGGCCCGCTGCCGTCGTGGTATGCGTTCGTGAACCCCTTCGCGTTCGTGCTGTTCATGATCGCAAACCTCGCGGAGGTCGGCCGGAATCCGTTCGACATCCCGGAGGCACCGACCGAGATTGTCGCTGGCTACCAGACCGAGTACTCCTCGGTGTACTTCGTCCTGATCTACCTCGGGGAGTTCATCCACATCTTCCTCGGCGGGGCGATCATCGCCACGATTTTCCTCGGTGGACCGGCCGGTCCGGTCCTGCCGGGCATCGTCTGGTTCCTCATCAAGATCTGGGGCGTCTTCCTGTTCACGCAGTGGGCCCGCTCGGCGGTGCCCCGCGTCCGGATCGACCAACTCATCGAAATCGGCTGGAAGGGAATGCTGGTGCTCTCGCTGGCGAACCTGCTGCTGACCGCGGTTATCGTCGGGGTGACCGTCCAATGA
- a CDS encoding uracil-xanthine permease family protein, with amino-acid sequence MTDATPPDDGQSATTPEEPETAGFVEYGIDDKPPRKQAILLGVQHYLTMIGASVAIPLGLAGAMGMFEAAPDQVGRLIGTFFVVSGIATLAQTTLGNRYPIVQGGTFSMLAPGLAIIGVLAQQGADWQTMLVELQGAVIVAGIVEMVIGYSGLMGKLKRYVGPVVIAPVIALIGLSLFNVPQIANPNFGDPGTGQNWWLLGLTMLSIIACSQYLDRRHRAFKLFPVLLGILFAWTVAAILSVTGVFTAGSISYVSLGSVTSAPLVQPIYPFQWGLPQFTPGFVVGMFAGMLASVVESFGDYHSVARIAGRGAPNSSRINDGIGMEGVGNVFAGIMGTGNGCTSYTENVGAIAITGVASRYVVQIGAAVMILVGYFGPAGQLFATIPSPIIGGLYIVMFGQIAAVGLSQLKYVDLDANRNVFIVGFAMFAGLAVPEYMSQIGQGMGVGGATALQQGLAAVPVLGNVLGTDVVATTLFVMGGTGMVVGGIAAFILDNTVPGTREERGLAAWAALTEDDSEYVSSMDRIRGRGGDRPPAVSDD; translated from the coding sequence ATGACTGACGCGACACCGCCTGATGACGGCCAGAGTGCAACCACACCGGAGGAACCGGAAACCGCCGGCTTCGTCGAGTACGGCATTGACGACAAGCCGCCGCGAAAGCAAGCGATACTGCTCGGCGTCCAGCACTACCTGACGATGATCGGCGCGTCCGTCGCGATCCCGCTTGGGCTCGCAGGCGCGATGGGGATGTTCGAGGCCGCGCCGGACCAGGTCGGCCGTCTCATCGGGACGTTCTTCGTCGTCTCCGGCATCGCGACGCTCGCCCAGACGACGCTCGGGAACAGGTATCCCATCGTCCAAGGCGGGACGTTCTCCATGCTCGCGCCCGGGCTGGCCATCATCGGCGTGCTGGCCCAGCAGGGTGCGGACTGGCAGACCATGCTCGTCGAACTACAGGGGGCTGTCATCGTCGCCGGCATCGTCGAGATGGTAATCGGCTACAGTGGCCTCATGGGGAAGCTGAAGCGGTACGTCGGTCCGGTCGTCATCGCGCCGGTCATCGCGCTCATCGGACTGTCGCTGTTCAACGTCCCACAGATAGCGAACCCGAACTTCGGCGACCCCGGGACCGGCCAGAACTGGTGGCTGCTCGGGCTGACAATGCTCTCGATTATCGCGTGTTCGCAGTATCTCGACCGACGCCACCGCGCGTTCAAGCTCTTTCCCGTACTCTTGGGTATTCTGTTTGCGTGGACCGTCGCGGCTATCCTCTCGGTCACCGGCGTCTTCACCGCCGGCTCGATCAGCTACGTCTCGCTCGGATCTGTCACGAGCGCACCGCTGGTCCAGCCAATCTACCCGTTCCAGTGGGGGCTCCCGCAATTCACGCCGGGCTTCGTCGTCGGGATGTTCGCCGGGATGCTCGCCTCCGTCGTCGAGAGCTTCGGCGACTACCACTCCGTTGCCCGCATCGCCGGCCGCGGCGCGCCGAACAGCAGCCGAATCAACGATGGTATCGGCATGGAGGGGGTCGGCAACGTGTTTGCCGGCATTATGGGCACCGGCAATGGCTGTACCTCCTACACCGAGAACGTCGGTGCAATCGCTATCACCGGTGTCGCCTCCCGCTATGTCGTGCAAATCGGTGCCGCGGTGATGATTCTGGTCGGGTACTTCGGGCCGGCGGGCCAGTTGTTCGCGACCATCCCGTCGCCGATCATCGGCGGCCTCTACATAGTCATGTTCGGACAGATCGCCGCCGTGGGCCTCTCACAGCTGAAGTACGTCGACCTTGATGCCAACCGGAACGTGTTCATCGTCGGCTTCGCGATGTTTGCCGGGCTCGCAGTGCCCGAGTACATGAGCCAGATCGGACAGGGGATGGGTGTCGGCGGGGCGACAGCCCTCCAGCAGGGCCTCGCGGCTGTGCCGGTGCTGGGGAACGTCCTCGGGACCGATGTCGTCGCAACCACGCTGTTCGTCATGGGCGGGACCGGGATGGTCGTCGGCGGCATTGCCGCTTTCATCCTCGACAACACGGTGCCCGGAACCCGTGAGGAGCGCGGTCTCGCGGCCTGGGCCGCGCTCACCGAAGACGACAGTGAGTACGTCTCGTCGATGGACCGTATCCGCGGCCGCGGCGGCGACCGCCCGCCCGCGGTGAGCGACGACTGA
- a CDS encoding NADH-quinone oxidoreductase subunit A, whose amino-acid sequence MSNPWIAIGALAVVALAIPLTMMAVSSLLRPSVPEQGKRTTYESGEVPTGSSRQIKFNIQYYMVALLFVVFDIETVFIFPWTVIYSDAAAEFGMTTALLPMVVFIGILAIGLGWAWRNGAVQWVRSPRATKGADTYE is encoded by the coding sequence ATGAGTAATCCATGGATCGCCATCGGCGCGCTCGCGGTCGTGGCGCTAGCCATCCCACTGACGATGATGGCAGTTTCGAGCCTCTTGCGGCCCAGCGTGCCGGAACAAGGCAAACGCACTACCTACGAGTCCGGTGAAGTGCCGACTGGCAGCAGTCGACAGATCAAGTTTAATATCCAGTACTACATGGTCGCGCTGCTGTTCGTCGTCTTCGACATCGAGACCGTCTTCATCTTCCCGTGGACGGTCATCTACAGCGACGCCGCCGCTGAGTTCGGGATGACCACGGCACTGCTACCGATGGTCGTATTCATCGGGATTCTCGCCATCGGACTCGGTTGGGCCTGGCGTAACGGCGCAGTTCAGTGGGTGCGCAGTCCGCGCGCCACGAAGGGGGCAGACACATATGAGTAG
- a CDS encoding NADH-quinone oxidoreductase subunit J — protein MALAESIAFALFAMVTVGSAAGVVLVRDVWHSALLLGVSLVSVAVFYVMNQAAFVATMQILVYVGGVLVLITFAVMLTREDESVIEVTP, from the coding sequence ATGGCACTGGCAGAGTCAATTGCGTTCGCGCTGTTCGCTATGGTAACGGTGGGCAGCGCTGCGGGCGTCGTGTTAGTCCGGGACGTCTGGCACTCGGCGCTGTTACTGGGCGTGTCACTCGTCAGCGTCGCAGTGTTCTACGTAATGAACCAGGCGGCGTTCGTCGCAACGATGCAGATCCTGGTGTACGTCGGCGGCGTCCTCGTTCTCATCACCTTCGCGGTGATGCTGACCCGCGAGGACGAGTCGGTGATTGAGGTGACACCATGA
- the nuoK gene encoding NADH-quinone oxidoreductase subunit NuoK, which produces MIPAETYLLLSAAIFCIGLFGILTRRNALIFLMSVELMLNAANINLVAFSLQHGNLTGQVFTLFTMALAAAEVAIGIGIVLVLYRNFSDVDVTKATTMRW; this is translated from the coding sequence GTGATTCCGGCTGAGACGTATCTCCTCCTGTCGGCGGCCATATTCTGTATCGGCCTGTTCGGCATCCTCACACGACGGAACGCGCTCATCTTCCTGATGTCCGTCGAGTTGATGTTGAACGCTGCGAACATCAACCTCGTCGCGTTCTCGCTGCAACACGGGAACCTTACCGGCCAGGTGTTCACCCTGTTCACGATGGCACTCGCTGCCGCGGAGGTCGCCATCGGTATCGGTATCGTCCTGGTCCTGTACCGCAACTTCTCAGACGTGGACGTGACGAAGGCGACGACGATGAGGTGGTAA
- a CDS encoding NADH-quinone oxidoreductase subunit B, with the protein MSSDQTPPAVEDVSTQEARMGDGADDRFNSTLREAFGSTPFILTKFDKFMNWVRGSSMFMLQFGIACCSIEMIHTYAIKHDLDRFGSGVPRASPRQADVIIVPGTIVSKFAPRMKRVYDQMPEPKFVVSMGSCTISGGPFQEGYNVIKGAEEVIPVDIHVPGCPPRPEALIYGVAKLQERIAEGESSPVTVKPYELEQFGDLEQDELVDKLASEIDEEDLVMRYNWNDSP; encoded by the coding sequence ATGAGTAGTGACCAGACACCACCGGCCGTCGAAGACGTATCGACACAGGAGGCCCGCATGGGTGACGGGGCCGACGACCGCTTCAACTCGACGCTACGCGAGGCGTTCGGATCGACGCCGTTCATCCTGACCAAGTTCGACAAGTTCATGAACTGGGTCCGGGGCTCCTCGATGTTCATGCTGCAGTTCGGGATTGCCTGCTGTAGCATCGAGATGATCCACACCTACGCGATCAAACACGACCTCGACCGCTTCGGTTCAGGGGTGCCACGCGCGTCCCCACGCCAGGCGGACGTCATCATCGTCCCGGGGACCATCGTCTCGAAGTTCGCGCCGCGGATGAAGCGCGTGTACGACCAGATGCCCGAGCCGAAGTTCGTCGTCTCGATGGGATCCTGTACCATTTCCGGTGGGCCGTTCCAGGAAGGGTACAACGTCATCAAGGGCGCCGAAGAGGTCATCCCGGTTGACATCCACGTCCCGGGCTGTCCGCCACGCCCCGAGGCACTCATCTACGGCGTCGCCAAGCTGCAAGAGCGCATCGCCGAGGGCGAGTCCTCGCCGGTGACGGTCAAACCCTACGAACTGGAGCAGTTCGGCGACCTCGAACAGGACGAGCTCGTGGACAAGCTCGCCAGCGAAATCGACGAGGAAGACCTCGTTATGCGGTACAACTGGAACGACTCTCCCTAA
- the nuoL gene encoding NADH-quinone oxidoreductase subunit L, with amino-acid sequence MAAFTYAPAIVLLPFVSFLVALFAGDRMPKGGALAGITATGGSLLLSIWVALTVAGGEVHNEILYTWTASVESLRLNFGLLLDPLSALMLLIVCLISFLVHIFSLGYMNDEGESGLPRYYAGLGLFTASMLGFVVANNLLMAFMFFELVGLCSYLLIGFWFRDDGPPSAAKKAFLVTRFGDYFFLIGVVGIFATFGTGLFAPITQGGEVVAESFPMLAEHALVDGELEGIAMLETVGMGPQAWFTVLGLLVLGGVVGKSAQFPLHTWLPDAMEGPTPVSALIHAATMVAAGVYLVARMYGFYALSPTALAVIALIGGFTALFAATMGLVKQEIKQVLAYSTISQYGYMMLALGSGGYIAAVFHLTTHAVFKALLFLGAGSVIIAMHHNENMWDMGGLKDRMPVTYWTFLAGSLALAGIVPFAGFWSKDEVLYEALIHGFGTEGGLGTAYLAAYAMGLLAVFFTGFYTFRMVYLTFHGDARSDTARDPEPVRWNVKGPLTVLGILATTIGFINMKPVAELTGAHIDFLHVWLNGPEEGGWPATLNTGLHHYEALLEDVAHVAKGYPLGETTTLLASAGVSLGLALAGVLVARSLYAGADPVEHTDKLGGLKTLLMHNYYQDEYQVWLATGVTYPLARVMNKFDQGVVDGVVNGISSVSLFGGSRIRRIQSGVVSNYATLLTLGLVLLLAAFGIMGGWF; translated from the coding sequence ATGGCTGCATTCACATACGCTCCGGCGATTGTCCTGCTGCCGTTCGTATCGTTCCTCGTCGCGCTGTTTGCCGGCGACCGCATGCCGAAAGGCGGTGCGCTCGCAGGCATCACCGCGACGGGTGGGTCGCTCCTGCTGTCGATCTGGGTCGCGCTAACGGTGGCCGGTGGTGAGGTCCACAACGAGATACTGTACACGTGGACCGCAAGCGTCGAATCACTCCGGCTGAACTTCGGCCTGCTACTTGACCCGCTGTCGGCGCTCATGCTGCTTATCGTCTGTCTCATCTCGTTCCTCGTCCACATCTTCTCGCTTGGCTACATGAACGACGAGGGCGAGAGTGGCCTCCCGCGCTATTACGCCGGGCTCGGCCTGTTCACGGCGAGCATGCTCGGGTTCGTCGTCGCCAACAACCTCCTGATGGCGTTCATGTTCTTCGAGCTGGTGGGCCTGTGTTCGTACCTGCTCATCGGCTTCTGGTTCCGCGACGATGGCCCGCCGAGCGCCGCGAAGAAGGCGTTCCTGGTCACCCGCTTCGGTGACTACTTCTTCCTCATCGGCGTCGTCGGCATCTTCGCTACCTTCGGGACCGGCCTGTTCGCCCCAATTACGCAGGGCGGCGAAGTGGTCGCTGAGAGCTTCCCGATGCTTGCCGAACACGCTCTTGTAGACGGCGAGCTTGAGGGTATCGCGATGCTTGAGACGGTCGGCATGGGCCCACAGGCCTGGTTCACCGTGCTCGGCCTCCTCGTGCTGGGCGGCGTCGTCGGCAAGTCCGCGCAGTTCCCGCTGCACACGTGGCTGCCCGACGCGATGGAAGGTCCGACGCCGGTCTCAGCGCTAATCCACGCAGCGACGATGGTCGCAGCCGGTGTGTACCTCGTCGCACGTATGTACGGCTTCTATGCGCTCTCGCCGACGGCACTGGCCGTCATCGCCCTTATCGGCGGCTTCACGGCATTGTTTGCGGCAACGATGGGCCTGGTCAAACAGGAAATCAAGCAAGTGCTCGCGTACTCCACCATCTCCCAGTACGGGTACATGATGCTCGCGCTGGGCTCGGGTGGCTACATCGCCGCCGTCTTCCACCTGACCACCCACGCCGTGTTCAAGGCGCTGCTCTTCCTCGGCGCAGGGTCGGTCATCATCGCCATGCACCACAACGAGAATATGTGGGACATGGGTGGTCTGAAAGACCGGATGCCGGTGACCTACTGGACGTTCCTCGCCGGCTCGCTCGCACTGGCTGGCATCGTTCCCTTCGCCGGCTTCTGGTCCAAGGACGAAGTGCTGTACGAGGCGCTCATCCACGGCTTCGGTACTGAGGGTGGCCTCGGCACGGCCTATCTGGCCGCGTACGCGATGGGGCTGCTGGCCGTGTTCTTCACCGGCTTCTACACCTTCCGGATGGTGTACCTGACATTCCACGGCGACGCGCGCTCGGACACCGCACGTGACCCAGAGCCAGTCCGCTGGAACGTCAAGGGCCCGCTGACGGTGCTTGGCATCCTTGCAACGACTATCGGGTTCATCAACATGAAGCCCGTCGCGGAACTGACCGGTGCGCACATCGACTTCCTGCACGTGTGGCTCAACGGCCCTGAAGAGGGTGGTTGGCCCGCAACGCTCAACACTGGACTGCACCACTACGAGGCGCTCCTGGAGGACGTGGCTCACGTCGCGAAGGGCTACCCGCTCGGTGAGACGACGACGCTGCTCGCCTCTGCCGGAGTTTCGCTGGGTCTCGCACTTGCCGGCGTGCTCGTCGCGCGGAGCCTCTATGCCGGTGCCGACCCGGTCGAGCATACCGACAAGCTTGGCGGTCTGAAGACGCTACTCATGCACAACTATTATCAGGACGAATATCAGGTGTGGCTCGCGACGGGTGTCACCTACCCGCTCGCCCGTGTGATGAACAAGTTCGACCAGGGTGTCGTCGACGGCGTCGTCAACGGCATCTCCAGCGTGAGCCTGTTCGGCGGCAGCCGCATCCGACGCATCCAGTCCGGCGTCGTCAGCAACTACGCGACGCTGCTGACGCTTGGACTCGTGCTCTTGCTTGCTGCCTTCGGCATCATGGGAGGGTGGTTCTAG
- a CDS encoding NADH-quinone oxidoreductase subunit D: protein MSLEKPSRDTALDVGVTEDGLDYDALADLLGGHVLDREEHVNAEGFVIRPDEVQEVLSTLKEEAGFDHCACVTAQEYDDRYESIYHLRKYNDPTQELSIIVPSPKDDPHNESAARVYDTADWHEREAYDLVGIDYDDHPDLRRILLPDTWQGHPLSQDYNQDQPQIVSLREHANPLKDDKRSEDDPDTMFVNIGPHHPATHGVLHVETVLDGEQIADLEPDIGYLHRCEEQMCQQGTYRHQIMPYPDRWDYISAGILNEWAYARAAEDLADIEVPEYAQVIRTMSAEMCRIASHELALATFALDVFGDFTAVFQYGIRDREIVQNLLEDLTGQRLMFNYLRLGGVAWDLPEPREEYFEKIRDFLDDLPHKLEEIHDLVTGNEIFQMRCVDTGVLSPEQVKQYGATGPVARGSGVDYDIRRDDPYGYYDELDWNVVTEQGGDNFSRVLVRLREVEESARIIEQCVDLLEQWPEDDREIQANVPRTLRPDPDKEIYRSVEGAKGELGIYIRSDGTDKPARFKIRSPCFSNLQTLPEMSQGEYIPDMIASLGSLDIVLGEVDR from the coding sequence ATGAGTTTAGAAAAACCATCACGCGATACGGCGCTCGATGTCGGCGTTACGGAGGACGGCCTCGATTACGACGCGCTTGCGGACCTGCTCGGTGGCCACGTCCTCGACCGTGAGGAACACGTCAACGCCGAGGGGTTCGTCATCCGTCCCGACGAGGTTCAGGAAGTCCTCTCGACGCTGAAAGAGGAGGCTGGGTTCGACCACTGCGCCTGTGTCACGGCACAGGAGTACGACGACCGGTACGAATCCATCTACCACCTGCGGAAGTACAACGACCCGACACAGGAGCTGTCGATTATCGTCCCGTCGCCAAAAGACGACCCGCACAACGAGTCGGCCGCTCGCGTGTACGACACCGCAGACTGGCACGAGCGAGAGGCCTACGACCTGGTCGGCATCGACTACGACGACCACCCAGACCTCCGGCGCATCCTGCTGCCCGACACCTGGCAGGGCCACCCCCTGAGCCAGGACTACAATCAGGACCAGCCACAGATCGTCTCACTGCGCGAGCACGCGAACCCACTGAAAGACGACAAGCGCAGCGAGGACGACCCGGACACGATGTTCGTCAACATCGGTCCGCACCACCCGGCGACCCACGGCGTGCTCCACGTCGAGACGGTGCTTGACGGCGAGCAGATCGCCGACCTCGAACCCGATATCGGCTACCTGCACCGCTGTGAGGAGCAGATGTGCCAGCAGGGCACCTACCGCCACCAGATTATGCCGTACCCGGACCGGTGGGACTACATTTCTGCTGGAATCCTCAACGAGTGGGCGTACGCCCGCGCGGCCGAGGACCTCGCGGACATCGAGGTCCCGGAGTACGCGCAGGTCATCCGGACGATGTCGGCGGAGATGTGCCGGATCGCCTCGCACGAACTCGCGCTGGCGACGTTCGCGCTGGACGTGTTCGGCGACTTCACCGCTGTCTTCCAGTACGGCATCCGCGACCGCGAAATCGTCCAGAACCTGCTAGAAGACCTGACCGGCCAGCGGCTGATGTTCAACTACCTCCGGCTGGGTGGCGTTGCCTGGGATCTGCCCGAGCCCCGCGAGGAGTACTTCGAGAAGATCCGTGACTTCCTCGACGACCTCCCGCACAAGCTCGAAGAGATCCACGACCTCGTCACCGGTAACGAGATCTTCCAGATGCGGTGTGTCGACACCGGCGTCCTCTCCCCGGAGCAGGTCAAGCAGTACGGCGCGACCGGTCCCGTGGCACGCGGCTCGGGCGTCGACTACGATATCCGGCGGGACGACCCATACGGCTACTACGACGAACTCGACTGGAACGTCGTCACCGAGCAGGGCGGCGACAACTTCAGTCGCGTTCTCGTCCGCCTTCGCGAGGTCGAGGAGTCGGCCCGCATCATCGAACAGTGTGTCGACCTGCTGGAGCAGTGGCCGGAGGACGACCGCGAGATTCAGGCCAACGTCCCGCGGACGCTCCGCCCGGACCCTGACAAGGAGATCTACCGCTCTGTCGAGGGCGCAAAGGGCGAACTCGGCATCTACATCCGCTCGGATGGGACGGACAAGCCGGCCCGGTTCAAGATCCGCAGCCCGTGCTTCTCGAACCTGCAGACGCTGCCGGAGATGTCCCAGGGCGAGTACATCCCTGACATGATCGCCTCGCTCGGGAGCCTCGACATCGTACTCGGGGAGGTGGACCGGTAA